From Watersipora subatra chromosome 8, tzWatSuba1.1, whole genome shotgun sequence, a single genomic window includes:
- the LOC137402840 gene encoding uncharacterized protein — MLKFKKTRPKLVSRLDSLGGPVGHDSVSLFDKTAEDSESSEESTSAEEFATPGAKLRDVTKTKLNQQKRKLLSAKKQQNLLSSKDFWCRQHELKIWISETTGKDVSTLSDTKLRAYFKKFTRKWNKRTLPQKYYRGVDLYSSPLPALNLSRDSATDLPKDAVGSGLWIAPPIPTVDPSDRETVVESLPPSSTSASIGGISSFGQKLTSYEHIPSQPSKLYLEDAPLIVKTPPKPPKRRVPTSIRTTLSGATDNPISTSNTSGVRFPQPRMGSIVSSMRRTATTFSDGADLPLEPSLPENCIKENITSKPETEVTGEETTRDVSPSTSGDETKVEELISSQNFHTEKIGKGAMAAMLGPASDGKLRERDEGEMDKALVFNLDNKAEETYEGGGGEAPALGRVDKEKETSEAIGHNPEEKEVKSSPLQQNFDVTHSSERGKMQSRLVVTNTIPTETCSTDRYAEQGVDLSNVEECEDNSLSQPSSTKRPRWVKEVENSKETYV; from the exons Atgctgaagtttaaaaaaacaag ACCTAAACTTGTTTCACGATTAGATTCTTTAGGAGGGCCCGTTGGTCATGACTCAGTTTctttgtttgacaaaactgcaGAGGACTCTGAAAGCTCTGAAGAAAGTACTTCTGCAGAAGAATTTG caACACCCGGCGCCAAGTTGAGGGATGTTACTAAAACCAAGCTGAACCAGCAAAAACGGAAACTGCTGAGCGCTAAGAAACAGCAGA ATTTGCTGTCCAGTAAAGACTTCTGGTGTCGGCAGCATGAACTTAAAATCTGGATAAGTGAAACA ACAGGAAAAGATGTCAGCACACTTTCAGACACAAAGCTTAGGGCTTACTTTAAAAAATTCACGAGAAAATGGAACAAGCGAACATTACCCCAG AAATATTACCGGGGTGTTGATCTTTATTCCTCTCCACTTCCGGCTCTTAACTTGAGTCGTGATTCAGCTACAGACCTCCCTAAGGATGCTGTCGGCAGCGG CCTCTGGATAGCTCCACCCATTCCTACGGTAGATCCCTCTGACAGAGAGACAGTTGTGGAGTCACTTCCTCCATCATCCACAAGTGCCTCTATTGGGGGTATTTCGAGCTTTGGTCAGAAGTTGACCAGCTACGAGCATATCCCATCGCAGCCCAGCAAA CTGTATTTAGAGGATGCTCCTCTGATTGTTAAGACGCCACCAAAGCCCCCTAAGCGTCGAGTACCTACAAGTATACGGACTACCCTGTCAGGTGCCACTGATAATCCTATCTCCACATCTAACACCTCCGGTGTCAGGTTCCCTCAGCCAAGGATGGGGAGCATTGTGTCCTCTATGAGACGCACAGCTACCACATTTAGCGACGGAGCAGACTTGCCTTTGGAACCAAGTCTACCAGAGAACTGCATAAAGGAGAATATCACATCGAAGCCGGAAACGGAAGTAACAGGGGAGGAAACTACGCGAGATGTAAGTCCATCAACAAGTGGAGACGAAACAAAAGTGGAAGAACTTATTTCGTCTCAAAACTTTCACACAGAGAAAATAGGGAAAGGTGCAATGGCTGCTATGCTCGGCCCTGCATCAGATGGCAAATTGAGGGAGAGGGATGAAGGTGAGATGGATAAAGCTCTTGTCTTTAACCTAGATAACAAGGCAGAAGAAACATATGAAGGGGGTGGAGGTGAAGCGCCTGCTCTTGGACGAGTAGACAAAGAAAAGGAGACGAGTGAAGCAATCGGCCATAACCCAGAAGAAAAGGAAGTAAAGAGCTCTCCCCTTCAACAAAACTTCGATGTGACTCACAGCAGTGAAAGGGGAAAGATGCAGTCTCGTTTAGTTGTGACCAACACAATTCCTACGGAAACATGTTCAACAG